From the Telopea speciosissima isolate NSW1024214 ecotype Mountain lineage chromosome 9, Tspe_v1, whole genome shotgun sequence genome, the window GTCTACAGTTGAAAACTGCAGTTGGTTGTTTATAGAGGATATCCACTTGAGGCAACACTTGTGCTGATAGGTCAAGATGAGCTAATTGCAGAGGAGTGATAATTCCCCATAGGCCGTAGCAGAATGATTTTATTCCATTAAAACATATGAGGAATAGATGCCTAAAGATGATCCATACAAGATAGCCAAGAGAGGATCTACTTGGGTTAAAGTGTTAGCAGCAATCATTGAATTGCACACACTCCAACTTTCTACTGAAGCTTCCCCTTTTAATAATTCCATCttctttgaaataaaaaaatccatcgAAAGAATCTTTTCTTTATAGTTACCTctacttttgatttttgataTTATTTTGTACAGAATATTAAAGTCAGTCTTTGTTTGTTTAACTTTAGACCAAATCCTAAGGCACTGCTGTCTGAAAAAGAACTGTAAAAATTTACTAAAGAAATAAATCAACCATATGTGCCTTGATGCCTATTAGAGAGAAAACTCTGCAAAATGAGTTACCTATAGAGCATCAAAAAGATCATGACCAATTTAGAGTTCACCTATTTCTGTTTTCCAAAACTTTTTCAAAAGCACTGAAGTTGTCTTTGTACTTATTCAAATTAGCATGCAAAACCTTTTAAGGATTGTACTAACAGAAGTTCATGTGCAAGGGAACAATTGCAAAGCCAAGGCTATTGGTTCCTGTGGTACTGTTCATGATCTATTAAGGAGGTTGTTGTGATTGGGGTTGAAATCTATGATGAAGCATCACTATtgtaaagttatcatttttttattcatctATCTCATAGCTTGTTTATCCTTGAACTACCATATCTAGattattatttcttgcttttGTTATTTGATATACTAATGCTTGTGGGGTTCTTTACATACAAGATTGCTAATTTCATCTAATCTATTGTGGATGCCCTAACTGTAGTTGGAAAGAAGACCTTAGTCTTGGATTAAGACATTTATTGTCTAGATAATGGCTTGCAGCTTGAAAAGCTACAGAGTCATACTAGATCTAAATGATTCTTTTCCTGTACTGTAAAAGGCTGAAGAGTAAAGGTCTCTCTAATTTTCCATGAACTTGTGATGTGGAAACAGATGAAAACAGTAaaaacttctagtgttgacaaCTGAAGTTTTGCTTTGTAATTGGAAAGGTTGGAATTGGACATGGGAGAATCAAATGCAGATATCACTTTATCACATACTAACATGGACAGATATTTGTATGTGATCAAAGATCCCACCCTGtaaggaataaaataatggttttTTGTAGTGGTTAAGTGATATTTGGCTCTGGATATATTTGGGGATCAATTTCTCTGCAAGAAGACACAATAAAATCTCAAGAAACTTGTTTTGATTGATCCAAAAAAGGTTTATACAGGTGCGTTGAACAATTAAAAAAGAATTAAGGAGACCATTAGAGTTGCTTGAGCATGTTGAACAATCCAGAATGAAGTATTAACATACAACCACATGTATCACAATCATGGAAGGTTGATAGATTCTTCAATATTTTATGTTCATTGACAGAGATGGTAATGTTCCCatcttaaatttcttattaatGAGATATATCTGAGTTAAGCACAATTGAAGGAATAAAATATGATTAAAGAAGGGGGGAAGAAACCTGTTTCAAGTGAAATAGTTACATAAACTAATGACCAGTGGATCAAGTTGGTCATCAGATTGATGGGTTGTCTTTGAAAACTAACATATATGTGAATAGCTTAAACCTCTTCATAATTGTGTTTTAGCATATTTTACTTGGTTGACCCTTAAAACATGTGGACAGGACAACTGATGAAATCCATCTTATTGTGCTCAgatcctctgtttttttttttttttttggttttctggtTATATGCATTTAGCCTCTGCTTAAGGTCATATTTCATTTATCATttgttgagagttgagagttgagaattgagagttgagagagagagagagttcttaAAATGTTATAATTGATTGGGAAAGGAACAGCCCAATTGGCTTTTGccaaaagtaaaaagaaaagaaaaactaaagcTAGAAAGGAGAGAAGATTAAATATTCATCATTTATCTTATCCACcctcccaaaccccaaaaggcCAAAAGTttctcaacaaataaaatatgacaaagttttcttccatATAAGTGGACAGTTCATCCATCATCCAAGCCTCcaagggttcacaaaccctataggattttagtttttgatccaaataaaatattgaaattgGCACAGATTTTTTACAAATGGATTAGTAGATTGGACAAGTTAATAAAATACTTGTTTAGCTCAAATCATGGAGACCAGTTGACATTAATAATGATAAAACTAACCTCTAAGTTCCAATACCTATAATTTAATCAACTTTGTTGTTATCCTGAAGACCTCTCTTTTAAATTAATATTGAATTATTAATCACATCAAAATTAgctcctccagttccctacccGACCCAGTTCCCagtccctctaataagggggtggaCCCTATCCGGGCAAAGTGTTCGGGCAGGGATAGGAGGTCATCTCccgaaaaattatctccttcaatATGCTGCTAGGCCCAGTTCCAAATTCCTCTAATACGaaggggtggaccccatccgggcAAAGTGTTCAGGCAGGGTAGGGTGGTAATTGCACCCACCCCTTGTTAGTGGCACTGAAAAACTAGGCCGAACAGGAAActagaggggataaagatccatcacccccccccccttttaggGGGACTGGGGAACTGGACCGGGCAGGGACTCGAGGGGATAAAGATCACCTCAATGAACATTAATGCATGCTCCATATCTTAATGATCAGTCTCAGAAGCCATCTGATCATAAGATTAACTGTTAGCAAGAGATCCTATGTGGTGGGACCATTTTGAGATTTGCTTCATCCTTCAACATGACTTACTGAATACTTGCTACCCAATTAATTTGAAGGATAGTTTCATTGTAAAGAGAAGAAggttaattaatatataattgACTAATAATACCCAGCCTGTATATACACTAGTACCAAATTTTCAATACCTTTGgagcaataataataataataataataataataataataaaaaacagaagagagagagagagagagaaattcaaCATATTTGACCAGTTGCTGAGTTATTGCTCCGCCGCTTTCCGGGAAAAACATGCTGAAAACCGCTTCTGGTGGTGGCCATCCGCCACTGCTCCACCACACCTTCCAACTCAAACTGGTTCactgctggtggtggtggtgatgctataTCAAACATACAATTTTCAAGGAACATATCAGTTGAGACTTGACATGATGATGGCTTGGTTTTACGCCGTCCGGCTCCAACCGGTACGTTTCGAAGTGTCCCGCCGGCAGTCCAATATCTTTGGCATCCCTTACAGAAGTGCCGAGGTTGGTTAACGTTGTAGTTATTAAAGTAACAAAACTTGGTCTCCATGCTTTTACACCTTGGACATGGAATTATCTTTTCTGGCCTCTTCTCCACTGATGTATCTTCACTACTCTTCTCTGAACTCTCCTCCATTACTTCTCTTCCCTGCAATGGAATTGTTGTGCCAAAAAGCTTGAACCCTGGTACTACTCCTCCTCCATTCTCTGTGTCTCCCATGCtttgacctatttgatcagagagagagaaagagagggaaagagagagagagagagagagggagagagagatgaaatggGTATTTGGAAACTAGAAACTAGAAAATAAGATTGTATGTGAAAGGAACCTGAAAATCTCAAGCTTCAAAGAAAGAGGCCAAGAAGTGTTTATATATATAGGAGAAAGGAAAACATATCAAATGATCCAATTGAGAGAGCCGCCATGAACAATTAGCTTacgtcataaaaaaaaaataccaaaaaggTCCATTAAGCAAAAAAAACTGATGTTGAACTTTTAGTCCACATCAGCTTAGTGTCTCACATGGCAACAGCTGGTTGTCCTTTTTATGGGTTCCTTAACCTGATTGGTGGCCAAATGAAGTAATGGAGAAGGGTTGACGAAAAGAGCTGGAGCTTTCTACCTAAGCAATTAatcttcctttttatctttttctttttggtaagaGCAATCTTCTTTTTATCAAATTCT encodes:
- the LOC122640660 gene encoding dof zinc finger protein DOF1.5-like — encoded protein: MGDTENGGGVVPGFKLFGTTIPLQGREVMEESSEKSSEDTSVEKRPEKIIPCPRCKSMETKFCYFNNYNVNQPRHFCKGCQRYWTAGGTLRNVPVGAGRRKTKPSSCQVSTDMFLENCMFDIASPPPPAVNQFELEGVVEQWRMATTRSGFQHVFPGKRRSNNSATGQIC